The Hylaeus volcanicus isolate JK05 unplaced genomic scaffold, UHH_iyHylVolc1.0_haploid 8429, whole genome shotgun sequence nucleotide sequence CACCGCCGCGAGATGGCTATAGCGTTCTTGTGTCCATTAACTTGCCTATATGCTCTTATGTATGGAAATATATGATTGCAATGAATActatgaataataaactataatttttaacaattagaGTTTAGTAATTAGTATAATTCAGTCACTGACTTGTCAGAGCTGTCGCTATGCTTTGAAACGAAAACATTTGCAAGGTCACCCGCTCGCAGATTGGTTTAGCTAGCGGTAACCTTTCTGAATGCACCCAAGATATACaacaaacattttcgaaatgaCTCATTTCttcaaagttatttaaatgataTGTACACAAACGTATCAAAAAATGGGTATATACACAAATGCTCTAAAAAAAGGAAGATAAACAATACcagatttaaaataaagaaatataatagatttattttaatttaaacttaagtaacttatatttacaatgttttaaTGCAAACAGTCATATAGCCTAgcgtaaaaataacgaataatgtaattttttatctttatgtataatgattaaaattttctattttttttctaaattacaaacatatgaagtgaagaaatatttactttacaaGAATTTACTTaagagaattaataatttaagagaTGCGATTCCTGAATCTAATGATGCAATTAATTTACTTCCATTTCTTGTGGTTCTTCATCATCTGAATCTtggattttttcattttgctctGCTGCTTCTTCtaatttcttcctttctttaaGTCCAGCAGCAGGTGATCGTATGAGAGTTAGATCACGCTGAACTTCCTTAAcatctctttctctttctaatTCTCTTCCTTTACGTAACCGCTGCATTATATGTAAATTCTGTCTCCTCTGTCTgatagtttctatttttcttatcgCGTCAATTGTTTTATTCCACAATTCTCTATTATATTTCACAGGAATATTCCTCCTCCTTTCGAATTCAAACGACGGGTCAACCCCCAATTCTTTGCCAACAGTTTTCCTGTATGCTTTGGTCCATTTGACTTTCCTtggatttttcttcttcttaaaCGCAGCGTGGCATTTCGaacgacaaaatttgaatatctGGTGAATAAATCATACGTACaatacaatttacaaaattatacacaTAACTACAAAGGTTATAGCTACTGTTTCGAAACACAATTATTTCGAGATTATTTAACTTAAAACATTCACataagatatatttaataaaatgctgACCTTGCAATCATTTCTGACGAATTGAATTCCATGTCCCGGATAAATCCGGgacgaacaaaaataacatGTTTCTATGCGCATGTTGCAAGAGGTTATGAAAACTCGGGTGAAATCCCGAGAACACGTGAACTGTGTAAAAGCATAAGATAGATGAGATCAGTCACGTGCTCGTGAAGTAAAAGTAGCAACTCAATGCAGCGCCACCAATGAAGTAGTTTCAAAACCGTAATAATAATCTATatcagaattatttcaaaaataataatggaacaaatgtagagtaattttttaatctcattttcattatcattttattttatgtaaggAATTGCACATTTACTCGTGATAAAATAGGTATTACACAAGAATACGTAAATTGCTCACTAATTGGACAATGTACAAGTTTCTACGCTTGAACAGTATTATGAAACATTGTTACACAAATAGAAAGGAATCAAACGCAACataaaagttatattttaGAAGTTTTTAGAAgttatattttaacatctaaaaaaaatcaaaatcatcAGAACTTTGTAGAAGTTAAAATATAACTTTCAAATACTGTTTCATAATACTGTTCAAGCGTAGAAACTTGTAAATTGTTCAATTAGTGCGCAGTTTGCGTATTCTTGTGCAATATCTATTGAACCGTATGCACTTTAGATCCCAGAGCCATCTGACAGTGGAAGTCTTCGAATTTTAGTCAGTG carries:
- the LOC128882272 gene encoding probable ribosome biogenesis protein RLP24, with amino-acid sequence MRIETCYFCSSRIYPGHGIQFVRNDCKIFKFCRSKCHAAFKKKKNPRKVKWTKAYRKTVGKELGVDPSFEFERRRNIPVKYNRELWNKTIDAIRKIETIRQRRQNLHIMQRLRKGRELERERDVKEVQRDLTLIRSPAAGLKERKKLEEAAEQNEKIQDSDDEEPQEMEVN